The Candidatus Bathyarchaeia archaeon genomic sequence CGGAAGTGCTGATCTCCGATCGCCCGCTCGCGATCGCCATATAGGGAATGAGCATATCAGCCATATGCCTATCCACGGGCTTGCCGGAAGAGATCTCCTTCAGCAGTTTGGAGGCCGCCTCCCTCCCGACCTCCTCAGCGGGCCTCCCCCTCTCGCCTAGGGCATCCGCTCCAATAATCGCCCCGGAGCTGGTCTTGGCGTAAAGGGTTATCCCGCTACCGGGCCCCAACCCCCTATCGGGCCCATGAGGATCCCATTCCAAGTCTATCGAGATCGGGGAATGGATCGCGCGACGTAAGAGGGCTTCGGCGGCCTTCGCCTGCCTCTCAGCCACATGCCTCGGCAGCCCCGTGCAATGGCTCAGGCCACGAACCTCGACAAGCTCCCCGAACTCCTTAATCAGGATTGGGTTGAGCTTATCCGCAGGCTCGACCGATATCTCAACCTCCCCACCGCCCTTGGGGTAATGGCCCCTCTTTATCAATTGTAGATCGATCCTCGGCCCCATCCTAGATAGTATCGGGATGACAACGAATCTGAAATAATCGATGGGGGGACTCCATTTAACATCGGTGCCCCCGCTAATCGTAGCGGCGACCTTCGATGGGGCGAGGGAGAGGACGGGGAGTATCGCTTGGAGGACGAGCGATATGCTCCCCGCGGTTCCAACCTTGAACTCGAATCTATCGGGAGCGATATCGCCGGGATGAAACTCTAAGACCCTTG encodes the following:
- the rtcA gene encoding RNA 3'-terminal phosphate cyclase: MDSGLIEIKGDELEGGGQILRSSVALSALLGKPIRITNIRGRRPSPGMKAQHVTAIRALARICGARAEGLELGSRVLEFHPGDIAPDRFEFKVGTAGSISLVLQAILPVLSLAPSKVAATISGGTDVKWSPPIDYFRFVVIPILSRMGPRIDLQLIKRGHYPKGGGEVEISVEPADKLNPILIKEFGELVEVRGLSHCTGLPRHVAERQAKAAEALLRRAIHSPISIDLEWDPHGPDRGLGPGSGITLYAKTSSGAIIGADALGERGRPAEEVGREAASKLLKEISSGKPVDRHMADMLIPYMAIASGRSEISTSELTLHSLTNVRIAEAICGVKFEIKGDLGAPAELAVDGLALRRRIPR